A region of Coriobacteriia bacterium DNA encodes the following proteins:
- a CDS encoding ferredoxin produces MKPTIDQDLCIGDGVCEDLCPAVFQIGEDGLAHVIDESPSEELYGEVRDAEAACPVGCISVEE; encoded by the coding sequence GACCAGGATCTGTGCATCGGCGACGGCGTTTGTGAGGACCTGTGCCCGGCCGTCTTTCAGATCGGCGAGGACGGCCTCGCGCACGTAATCGACGAGTCACCCAGCGAGGAGCTCTACGGCGAGGTCCGTGACGCCGAGGCCGCCTGCCCGGTTGGCTGCATCTCGGTGGAGGAATGA
- a CDS encoding peptide chain release factor-like protein: MSEVPQDYVLPDTDEALLAECEVQVFRATGPGGQSVNTTDSAVRLIHRPTGMVVVGRRERSQLRNKIDAVRRLRARIAEAQRPRAPRHATKPPWGAVQRRLTSKSKLSVKKSIRRKPASDD, from the coding sequence ATGAGCGAGGTCCCACAAGACTACGTCCTGCCCGACACCGACGAGGCTCTCCTCGCCGAGTGCGAGGTACAGGTGTTTCGCGCGACCGGGCCGGGTGGGCAGTCGGTCAACACCACCGACTCCGCGGTGCGGCTCATACACCGGCCGACCGGTATGGTCGTGGTCGGCCGCCGAGAACGCAGCCAACTGCGCAACAAGATCGACGCCGTGAGACGCCTGCGTGCGCGCATCGCCGAGGCGCAGCGGCCGCGGGCTCCTCGGCATGCGACGAAGCCGCCGTGGGGAGCGGTCCAACGGCGGCTCACCTCCAAGTCGAAGCTCTCTGTAAAGAAGTCGATCCGGCGCAAACCGGCCAGCGACGACTGA
- a CDS encoding cold-shock protein, protein MAEGTVKWFNPDKGYGFISREDGDDLFVHFSEIQSDGFKTLDEGQAVTFDVTTGQNGKLQASNVRKV, encoded by the coding sequence ATGGCTGAAGGTACCGTCAAGTGGTTCAATCCGGACAAGGGCTACGGCTTCATCTCCCGCGAGGATGGCGACGATCTGTTCGTCCACTTCTCTGAGATCCAGTCTGATGGCTTCAAGACCCTCGACGAGGGCCAGGCTGTGACGTTCGACGTCACCACCGGTCAGAACGGCAAGCTCCAGGCGAGCAACGTCCGCAAGGTCTAG
- a CDS encoding MFS transporter, whose product MGDLNCRAARTAGPTVSQAFPEDVETSLLGRTLGQTFLSLRNRNFKLFFIGQTISNTGNWLTNVAQVLLVMHLTNNSGVAVGLLAACQFGPMLFLSAWAGAIADRSDKRHMLMWTQSLEMAESVCLAILAFMPHPPLIGLYVLGFFGGVLLAFDNPLRRSFVSEMVPPEDIPNAVVLYSLIVNVSRIFGPALAGLLVVTLGFGWCFTIDAATYLAVLLCIFLMRPAELYRTAPKPRVNGEIRDGLRYVLDMPVLWVSFTMLAVIGLLGYNFNVTLPLYVTLGLHSQPTFYSFLYAVFSLGAVISALVIANKALVEMRHIILGAASLGLATLLLGFAPNAVFAVPAVFLVGVTSILYMTSTTAIIQVEGKPEMHGRVIALQTMVVGGGLFVGGPIAGWFADMLGGRAPIILGGVACLLAATWGYFASRRYAHLTSAQVAPADN is encoded by the coding sequence ATGGGTGATCTCAACTGCCGAGCTGCCCGCACTGCTGGGCCCACAGTGAGCCAAGCGTTTCCCGAGGACGTCGAAACATCGCTGCTGGGCAGAACGCTGGGCCAGACGTTCCTGTCTTTGCGCAATCGCAACTTCAAGCTGTTCTTCATAGGCCAGACGATCTCGAACACGGGCAACTGGCTCACCAACGTCGCCCAAGTGCTGCTCGTGATGCACCTGACCAACAACAGCGGAGTGGCTGTCGGCCTGTTGGCGGCCTGCCAGTTCGGGCCGATGCTGTTCCTCTCGGCATGGGCAGGCGCGATCGCCGATCGGTCGGACAAGCGCCACATGCTCATGTGGACCCAAAGCCTTGAGATGGCCGAGTCGGTCTGCCTCGCGATTCTGGCGTTCATGCCGCATCCGCCGCTGATCGGCCTTTACGTGTTGGGCTTCTTCGGCGGAGTGCTGCTTGCGTTCGACAACCCGCTGCGGCGCTCGTTCGTTTCCGAGATGGTGCCGCCCGAAGACATCCCCAACGCCGTGGTGCTCTACAGCCTCATCGTGAACGTATCGCGCATCTTCGGACCGGCGCTGGCGGGTCTGCTGGTCGTCACGTTGGGCTTTGGGTGGTGCTTCACGATCGATGCAGCAACGTACCTCGCGGTGCTGCTGTGCATCTTCCTCATGCGCCCAGCCGAGTTGTATCGCACGGCACCCAAGCCGCGCGTCAATGGCGAGATTCGCGACGGGCTGCGCTACGTGCTGGACATGCCGGTGCTCTGGGTCAGCTTCACCATGCTGGCTGTCATCGGCCTGCTGGGCTACAACTTCAACGTCACTCTGCCGCTCTACGTCACGTTGGGACTGCACAGCCAACCGACGTTCTACTCGTTTCTCTACGCGGTGTTCAGTCTCGGAGCTGTGATCAGCGCCTTGGTCATCGCCAACAAGGCGCTGGTCGAGATGCGCCACATCATCCTTGGAGCTGCCTCGCTCGGTCTTGCGACGCTGCTTCTGGGCTTCGCCCCCAACGCGGTATTCGCGGTACCGGCAGTGTTCTTGGTTGGCGTGACCAGTATTCTGTACATGACCTCGACCACGGCCATCATTCAAGTCGAAGGCAAGCCTGAGATGCACGGGCGAGTCATCGCGTTGCAGACCATGGTGGTGGGCGGAGGCCTGTTCGTGGGCGGCCCGATCGCGGGCTGGTTCGCCGACATGCTCGGTGGACGTGCACCCATCATCCTCGGAGGAGTGGCGTGCCTGCTCGCGGCCACGTGGGGGTATTTCGCGTCTCGGCGATACGCGCACCTCACATCCGCTCAGGTCGCCCCCGCCGACAACTAA
- a CDS encoding cysteine hydrolase — translation MTDSVPTIDPSHSILLVMDYEPAIIGSLPALDELLAHASGAIAIARTRGMYIGYVRVAFAEADYAAVPATNKGFSATAMAGRRMDDGTPGTAVHEAVAPQPGDIVVRKTRVGAFSTTDLAEQLRALSIDTLVLAGVSTSGVVLSTVRDGADHDYRIYVLEDACADRDSEVQDVLMHKVFPRQAWVISTAELPALLGPQ, via the coding sequence ATGACCGATTCAGTCCCAACCATCGACCCCAGCCACTCGATCCTTCTGGTGATGGACTACGAGCCCGCGATCATCGGCAGCCTGCCGGCGCTCGACGAACTGCTCGCACATGCGAGTGGGGCAATCGCCATCGCGAGGACGCGCGGGATGTACATCGGCTACGTTCGCGTCGCCTTCGCCGAGGCCGACTATGCCGCCGTGCCCGCGACCAACAAGGGGTTCTCGGCGACGGCGATGGCCGGTCGGCGCATGGACGACGGGACGCCCGGCACGGCTGTGCACGAAGCGGTCGCTCCGCAGCCGGGGGACATAGTCGTGCGTAAGACGCGAGTTGGTGCATTCTCGACCACCGATCTTGCGGAGCAGCTTCGCGCGCTGAGCATCGACACGCTCGTTCTCGCGGGTGTCTCCACCAGTGGGGTCGTGCTCTCGACCGTTCGAGATGGCGCGGACCACGACTACCGCATCTACGTGCTCGAGGACGCTTGCGCCGACCGGGATTCTGAGGTCCAGGACGTGCTCATGCACAAGGTCTTTCCTCGGCAGGCATGGGTGATCTCAACTGCCGAGCTGCCCGCACTGCTGGGCCCACAGTGA
- a CDS encoding MarR family transcriptional regulator: MTTTPSDPNSTAIWLALAFVRLRARLREEASARDFGLSLSQISILQRLHSEGPATAAALSVAEHVSQQAIAQGLANLKAEGLIESQPDPNDGRKTLISLSGAGSELRRSVFASRGSWLARAIESSADAEELATLNAAVEIIERLAESDC, from the coding sequence ATGACAACAACCCCGAGCGACCCGAACTCCACCGCCATCTGGCTCGCACTCGCATTCGTGCGGCTGCGCGCGCGGCTTCGCGAGGAGGCAAGCGCCCGCGATTTCGGGCTCTCGCTCTCGCAGATCTCCATCCTCCAGCGGTTGCACTCTGAAGGCCCGGCGACGGCGGCGGCTCTCTCCGTGGCCGAGCACGTCAGTCAGCAGGCCATCGCTCAAGGCCTTGCGAACCTCAAAGCAGAGGGCCTCATCGAGTCGCAGCCCGATCCGAACGACGGCCGCAAGACACTCATCAGTCTGTCGGGGGCCGGGAGCGAACTGCGCCGGTCGGTGTTTGCCTCCCGCGGCTCCTGGTTGGCTCGGGCGATCGAGTCGAGTGCCGATGCCGAAGAACTGGCCACCCTGAACGCGGCGGTCGAGATCATCGAACGGCTCGCCGAATCAGACTGCTGA
- a CDS encoding acyltransferase: MWTRLKSVAWWLRVRLAGEYTRGAVFRKQGARIGDGCRLLIDYLGSEPYLVEIGDETLVSSGVQFFTHDGGIWAFGDSKPEVNRFKPVRIGSRCFIGAESILLPGTDIGDRTIIGAGSVVTGKIPAGVVAAGVPARVIGTTEQYMKKAEAESLPLRVPFRSSADERQQLVELLMTPDGAQD, from the coding sequence ATGTGGACAAGGCTCAAGAGTGTCGCCTGGTGGCTGCGGGTCCGGCTGGCCGGCGAGTACACTCGCGGCGCGGTGTTCCGCAAGCAGGGCGCGCGTATCGGCGATGGGTGCAGGTTGCTGATCGACTACCTCGGCAGTGAACCGTACCTGGTCGAGATCGGCGATGAGACTCTGGTCTCTTCCGGTGTTCAGTTCTTCACTCATGACGGCGGCATATGGGCGTTCGGGGATTCGAAGCCAGAGGTGAATCGCTTCAAGCCCGTGCGCATCGGAAGCCGCTGCTTCATTGGCGCCGAGTCGATCCTACTGCCCGGCACTGACATCGGGGATCGCACGATCATCGGGGCGGGGTCGGTCGTCACCGGCAAGATTCCGGCCGGAGTTGTCGCCGCGGGCGTGCCTGCCCGGGTGATTGGCACGACCGAGCAGTACATGAAGAAGGCCGAGGCGGAGTCCCTGCCGTTGCGCGTGCCGTTCCGCAGCTCAGCCGATGAGCGCCAGCAGCTGGTCGAACTTCTGATGACGCCCGACGGCGCTCAGGATTGA
- a CDS encoding sulfite exporter TauE/SafE family protein, with translation MALFLSMLALGLISSLHCVGMCGPLVMTYAVRDEGAPLGERVLAHGSYQSARIVSYMLVGAVMGAIGSVLDLGGVRGWAMLVAGALMILIGVSATGLVPSLRRIRVPLPHFLTRWVGGVERRVEESASRGGAARVGVPIALGLLTGLMPCAALQVAELAAATSGAPSAGALAMLGFGLGTMPVMLGVGVASGYVSARLKKRMLVVAALAIVVLGAVTLDRGATLVGSPITARTVVAALRGDGSGSNLHVGADGVPEARLAIVNTTYVPSTIDIPSGRPVRLIVDRKENVSCSDELVIPRLGVRANLKPNGLTVIDLPSTTKGVYAMTCGMGMMSGQVRSGPATGGPNWELVAMLALSLGCVGLVLVVRQRLVLRR, from the coding sequence ATGGCCCTGTTCCTTTCGATGCTCGCGCTCGGGCTCATCAGCAGCCTGCACTGCGTCGGCATGTGCGGCCCCTTGGTGATGACGTATGCGGTCCGAGACGAAGGCGCCCCTCTCGGCGAGCGAGTGCTTGCGCACGGTTCGTATCAATCGGCGCGCATCGTCAGCTACATGCTCGTCGGAGCGGTGATGGGCGCGATCGGGTCGGTCCTGGACCTCGGCGGGGTCCGTGGGTGGGCCATGCTCGTCGCTGGAGCGCTCATGATCCTGATCGGGGTCTCGGCGACCGGGCTCGTGCCGTCCTTGCGCCGGATTCGGGTGCCCCTTCCGCACTTCCTCACTCGGTGGGTCGGGGGAGTGGAGCGTCGCGTCGAGGAGTCGGCGTCGCGCGGCGGGGCGGCGCGCGTCGGCGTGCCGATCGCCCTTGGCCTTCTGACCGGCCTCATGCCGTGTGCGGCTCTCCAGGTCGCCGAGCTCGCGGCGGCCACGAGTGGCGCGCCGTCCGCCGGTGCGCTCGCGATGCTCGGCTTCGGCTTGGGCACGATGCCCGTCATGCTCGGCGTGGGCGTGGCCTCGGGCTATGTGAGCGCCCGCCTCAAGAAGCGGATGCTCGTGGTGGCCGCGCTCGCGATCGTGGTGCTCGGCGCGGTCACACTGGACCGCGGGGCGACGCTTGTTGGCTCACCGATCACCGCGCGGACGGTCGTGGCGGCGTTGCGCGGGGATGGGTCGGGAAGCAACCTGCACGTCGGGGCAGACGGCGTGCCCGAAGCCCGGCTCGCAATCGTCAACACGACCTACGTGCCGTCCACCATCGACATCCCATCAGGGCGCCCCGTGCGGCTGATCGTCGACCGCAAGGAGAACGTCTCGTGCTCCGATGAGCTCGTCATCCCGAGGCTTGGGGTCAGGGCGAATCTCAAGCCCAACGGCCTGACGGTGATCGACCTGCCATCGACCACCAAGGGCGTCTACGCCATGACCTGCGGGATGGGGATGATGTCGGGCCAGGTTCGCTCCGGGCCGGCGACCGGTGGGCCGAACTGGGAGCTGGTGGCGATGCTCGCCTTATCGCTTGGCTGTGTCGGGCTGGTCCTGGTGGTGCGGCAGCGTCTGGTGCTTCGTCGGTAG
- a CDS encoding c-type cytochrome, whose protein sequence is MKKVALLLAVSAAACLLASGCSSAAQTTSPPAQAPAASMPASAPATASTAGGGSMSMGSGTDSATPVAVTGTALVGQKIFLEGTTPNGPIKFTGGSTDVGNGACANCHGKNAGGGDGPMISWSMLSMKGSTMRNMPKLSYASPEQVVTAITAGTRPDGTKLKANMPRYQLSSADAAAVVDYLRALR, encoded by the coding sequence ATGAAGAAGGTCGCTCTCCTCCTGGCCGTCTCGGCGGCCGCCTGCCTCCTGGCCTCCGGATGTAGCAGCGCCGCGCAGACAACGTCTCCCCCGGCTCAGGCGCCGGCTGCGTCTATGCCAGCCAGCGCGCCGGCAACGGCCTCTACCGCGGGCGGCGGGTCGATGAGCATGGGCTCGGGCACCGACTCCGCCACCCCAGTCGCCGTGACCGGGACAGCGCTCGTCGGCCAGAAGATCTTCCTTGAGGGCACGACTCCGAACGGGCCCATCAAGTTCACCGGCGGAAGCACGGATGTCGGCAACGGCGCGTGCGCTAACTGCCACGGTAAGAACGCCGGCGGCGGAGATGGGCCGATGATCTCGTGGTCGATGCTGAGCATGAAGGGCTCGACGATGCGCAACATGCCGAAGTTGTCATACGCATCGCCTGAGCAGGTGGTCACCGCGATCACCGCCGGAACGCGCCCCGACGGCACGAAGCTCAAGGCGAATATGCCGCGCTACCAGCTCAGCTCGGCAGATGCGGCCGCCGTCGTGGACTACCTCAGAGCGCTCAGGTAG
- a CDS encoding ABC transporter ATP-binding protein, which produces MSPAEPTKSAFRLESVHQAYRAGVESLCGITLDIAVGEHVAIVGANGSGKSTLLKALDGLVFCSSGTISAFGKPLTEETLEEPAFRREFRSRVGFVFQDADVQLFCANVADELAFGPLQLGLGEAEVLERVEQVSRGLRLEKLLDRAPYTLSGGEKKRVAIGAVLTMRPDVLLMDEPTNALDPRSQVWLLEILDEMRREGRTVVIATHDLSAAEESCDRMIVLSEEHVVVADGAPSDVLGQRDLLLEVNLIHEHAHRHGASGAEHAHPHAHMHLHGGHTQ; this is translated from the coding sequence ATGAGCCCTGCGGAGCCGACGAAATCAGCGTTTCGGCTTGAGAGCGTGCACCAAGCGTATCGCGCCGGTGTCGAGTCTCTGTGCGGTATCACTCTCGACATTGCTGTAGGCGAGCACGTTGCGATCGTGGGGGCGAACGGCTCGGGCAAGTCGACACTGCTCAAGGCTCTCGACGGCCTGGTCTTCTGCTCATCTGGCACCATTAGCGCTTTCGGCAAGCCACTCACTGAAGAGACTCTGGAGGAGCCCGCGTTTCGGCGCGAGTTCCGTTCGCGAGTGGGTTTCGTCTTCCAGGACGCTGACGTGCAACTCTTCTGCGCCAACGTCGCCGACGAGCTGGCCTTCGGTCCGCTCCAGCTCGGCCTCGGCGAGGCCGAGGTCCTCGAGCGCGTGGAGCAGGTCTCGCGGGGGCTGCGCCTCGAGAAGCTTCTCGACCGCGCTCCCTACACACTGTCCGGGGGCGAGAAGAAGCGCGTGGCCATCGGGGCTGTCCTGACGATGCGCCCGGACGTCCTGTTGATGGACGAACCCACCAATGCCCTAGACCCCCGCAGCCAGGTCTGGCTACTCGAGATCCTCGACGAGATGCGCCGAGAAGGCCGCACGGTCGTGATCGCGACGCACGACCTCTCGGCCGCTGAGGAATCGTGCGACCGGATGATCGTCCTCTCCGAGGAACACGTCGTGGTCGCGGACGGAGCGCCGAGCGACGTTCTTGGCCAGCGTGATTTGTTGCTCGAGGTCAATCTCATCCACGAGCACGCGCACCGGCACGGTGCGAGCGGTGCCGAGCACGCTCACCCGCATGCCCACATGCACCTGCATGGTGGCCACACGCAGTAG
- a CDS encoding energy-coupling factor transporter transmembrane component T, with the protein MLPALAHIGEHSEHRRKSRRSLARRTADIINGAIAELFENEELARKPGLLQRLDPRVRLGTVLLLAVTVSFLHSIPAIVVVIVATAALAAASFVSPIAFSRRVWATAGFFAVMLSAPAITGWISPGPALLGHGAASITMPGVLVAARLILRVIAGAGIGLLVVWTTRWSDLLGALTALKMPDVIVATLAMTQQQIVSLMRTVENIHLARESRMLSAGTATDNREWVIDRMAFTASKSFKTADDVYDAMLARGFSGHWPTLRRLRMTWRDAAWAVGLLVFCALTLGLDRMIAR; encoded by the coding sequence GTGCTACCAGCCCTCGCCCATATCGGCGAGCACTCCGAGCACCGGCGAAAGAGCCGGCGCTCGCTTGCTCGCCGTACCGCCGACATCATCAACGGCGCGATCGCGGAGCTCTTCGAGAACGAGGAGCTCGCGCGAAAGCCCGGGCTGCTGCAACGCCTCGACCCGCGGGTTCGACTCGGCACCGTGCTGCTTCTCGCCGTGACGGTCAGCTTCCTGCACTCGATACCGGCGATCGTGGTCGTCATCGTCGCGACCGCGGCGCTTGCCGCCGCCTCCTTCGTGTCGCCCATCGCGTTCTCGCGCCGCGTGTGGGCCACTGCCGGCTTCTTCGCGGTGATGCTCTCGGCGCCAGCAATCACGGGATGGATATCACCGGGACCCGCGCTGCTCGGCCACGGCGCTGCCTCGATCACGATGCCGGGTGTGCTCGTCGCTGCTCGGCTCATCTTGCGGGTCATCGCGGGCGCCGGCATCGGACTGCTCGTCGTGTGGACGACGCGCTGGAGCGACCTGCTCGGCGCGCTCACGGCGCTGAAGATGCCCGATGTCATCGTGGCCACGCTTGCCATGACGCAGCAGCAGATCGTCTCGCTCATGCGCACTGTCGAGAACATCCATCTTGCTCGGGAGAGTCGCATGCTCAGCGCGGGCACTGCTACCGACAACAGAGAGTGGGTCATCGACCGGATGGCGTTCACAGCGAGCAAGTCGTTCAAGACCGCCGACGACGTCTACGACGCCATGCTCGCCCGCGGCTTCTCGGGGCACTGGCCGACCCTGCGTCGCCTGCGCATGACGTGGCGTGACGCCGCATGGGCCGTCGGTCTGTTGGTATTCTGCGCGCTGACCCTCGGACTGGACAGGATGATCGCCCGATGA